Proteins encoded by one window of Micromonospora coxensis:
- a CDS encoding sulfite oxidase-like oxidoreductase, with product MSPGFQGRRRSSGPALPPGQYLTEDFPVLSAGPTPKVPLDTWEFVLGAESGAEFRWSWPEFTGLPQETPTVDIHCVTRWSKLGTSWQGVSLDALLDGVDTAARYALVHSYGGYTTNLPLDDLRGGRAWVVHTYDGAPLPAAHGGPARLLVPHLYLWKSAKWVRGIRLLVDDQPGFWETAGYHDYGDPWREQRYQGD from the coding sequence GTGTCACCGGGCTTCCAGGGCCGGCGCCGCTCCAGCGGGCCGGCCCTGCCGCCGGGGCAGTACCTGACCGAGGACTTCCCGGTGCTGTCGGCCGGGCCGACGCCGAAGGTGCCGCTGGACACCTGGGAGTTCGTGCTCGGCGCCGAGTCCGGCGCGGAGTTCCGCTGGAGCTGGCCGGAGTTCACCGGCCTGCCGCAGGAGACGCCGACGGTGGACATCCACTGCGTCACCCGCTGGTCCAAGCTGGGCACCAGCTGGCAGGGCGTCTCGCTGGACGCCCTGCTCGACGGCGTGGACACCGCCGCCCGGTACGCGCTGGTCCACTCGTACGGCGGGTACACCACCAACCTGCCCCTGGACGACCTGCGCGGCGGCCGGGCGTGGGTGGTGCACACGTACGACGGCGCGCCGCTGCCGGCCGCGCACGGCGGCCCGGCCCGGCTGCTGGTGCCGCACCTGTACCTGTGGAAGTCCGCGAAGTGGGTGCGCGGCATCCGGCTGCTCGTCGACGACCAGCCGGGCTTCTGGGAGACGGCCGGCTACCACGACTACGGCGACCCGTGGCGCGAGCAGCGCTACCAGGGCGACTGA
- a CDS encoding ferredoxin reductase — MTAPTTGPPVAAPLTWRVARLAHRRAETPTAQTLVLDVPGWPGHLPGQHVDVRLTAEDGYQAARSYSLAGPADGERIALTVQRVPDGEVSPYLIDTWAEGDPVEVRGPVGGWFVWRPQESAPVLLVAGGSGVVPLMAMVRARRAAGSRAPFRLIYSVRTPADVIYADELRRRVRDDHGLDVAYVYTRQAPEGWRGEPHRIGLADVNTHGWPPELEPLCYVCGPTGFVETVADLLVGLGHPTRRVRTERFDPTG, encoded by the coding sequence GTGACCGCGCCCACCACCGGCCCTCCGGTGGCCGCCCCGCTGACCTGGCGGGTGGCCCGGCTGGCGCACCGCCGGGCCGAGACCCCGACCGCGCAGACCCTGGTCCTCGACGTGCCGGGCTGGCCGGGGCACCTGCCGGGGCAGCACGTCGACGTGCGGTTGACCGCCGAGGACGGCTACCAGGCCGCCCGGTCGTACTCGCTGGCCGGGCCGGCCGACGGGGAACGGATCGCGCTGACCGTGCAGCGGGTGCCCGACGGCGAGGTGTCGCCGTACCTGATCGACACCTGGGCCGAGGGTGACCCGGTCGAGGTGCGCGGCCCGGTCGGCGGCTGGTTCGTCTGGCGGCCGCAGGAGAGCGCGCCGGTGCTGCTGGTGGCCGGCGGCTCCGGGGTGGTGCCGTTGATGGCGATGGTCCGCGCCCGGCGGGCCGCCGGCAGCCGGGCGCCGTTCCGGCTGATCTACTCGGTGCGCACCCCGGCCGACGTCATCTACGCCGACGAGCTGCGCCGCCGCGTCCGCGACGACCACGGCCTGGACGTGGCGTACGTGTACACCCGGCAGGCGCCCGAGGGGTGGCGGGGCGAACCGCACCGGATCGGGCTGGCCGACGTCAACACCCACGGCTGGCCGCCGGAGCTGGAGCCGCTCTGCTACGTCTGCGGCCCCACCGGCTTCGTGGAGACCGTCGCGGACCTGCTGGTCGGGCTGGGACACCCGACCCGGCGGGTGCGCACCGAACGCTTCGACCCCACCGGTTGA
- a CDS encoding DUF6510 family protein: MTDLSYLDGNMLDGPLRELFAVDLSAATGRCDNCGMRGPVAGLHVFSHAPGLVARCPSCAEVMLRLVRAPDRAWLDLRGATFLQVPMPLDRPPSR, from the coding sequence ATGACCGACCTGTCCTACCTGGACGGCAACATGCTCGACGGTCCGCTGCGCGAACTCTTCGCCGTCGACCTGAGCGCCGCCACCGGGCGCTGCGACAACTGCGGGATGCGCGGCCCGGTGGCGGGACTGCACGTCTTCTCCCACGCCCCCGGCCTGGTGGCCCGCTGCCCGTCCTGCGCCGAGGTGATGCTGCGGCTGGTCCGCGCTCCCGACCGGGCCTGGCTGGACCTGCGCGGCGCCACCTTCCTCCAGGTACCGATGCCGCTGGACCGGCCACCGTCGCGCTGA
- a CDS encoding GNAT family N-acetyltransferase codes for MRHLRTAGVVGIRRPRPTDAAEFVAAARRSRELHHPWLAAPDTPQAFAAYLAKSRRRDQQSFLICDRPSGRLAGYVNISGIIMGPLRGGFMGYAAFLPYAGTGHASTGVGLVLAHAFDTLGLHRVEANIQPGNEPSRRLARRLGFRQEGYSPDYLFIDGAWRDHERWAITAPPSDG; via the coding sequence GTGAGACACCTGCGCACCGCCGGCGTCGTCGGCATCCGCCGTCCCCGGCCCACCGACGCCGCCGAGTTCGTCGCCGCCGCCCGGCGCAGCCGCGAGCTGCACCATCCCTGGCTCGCCGCGCCGGACACCCCACAGGCGTTCGCCGCGTACCTGGCCAAGAGCCGCCGCCGCGACCAGCAGAGCTTCCTCATCTGCGACCGGCCGAGTGGGCGCCTCGCCGGCTACGTCAACATCAGCGGGATCATCATGGGCCCGTTGCGCGGCGGTTTCATGGGCTACGCCGCGTTCCTGCCGTACGCCGGGACGGGACACGCCTCGACCGGCGTCGGGCTGGTGCTGGCGCACGCCTTCGACACGCTCGGCCTGCACCGGGTGGAGGCGAACATCCAGCCGGGCAACGAGCCCTCGCGGCGGCTGGCCCGCAGGCTCGGCTTCCGGCAGGAGGGGTACTCGCCGGACTACCTGTTCATCGACGGCGCCTGGCGCGACCACGAGCGCTGGGCGATCACCGCCCCGCCGTCCGACGGCTGA